GCAAGACGTTGCTAAGAGAGACAGTGTGATTAATCATGACCTTAATGGGTTAAAGCATGTGTTGGCATCAAACGCCAATGCTATTTTCCGAGTGGACGCTTTGTCTGACTTTGCTCGCACTGCTGGTGTTGACTCTGAGTCTTATAAGGCTGCCAAGGAAGCCATTACCAATGTTCTCCGTTCTACTGGCAGAGAAGTTTTGGTTGTCACCACACCCCCATTTGATTTTGCTCAAGAGATAACCAAAAGGGAAGTTAAGGGTACCTTCAATTCGTTCTCATGTTTCAAAACCCAAGATGCCTGTATACAAAATACCAACACTTGTAGTAACCATGGAATATGTTCTAAAGTTGGGGATTGCTACAAATGTCTTTGCACTCCAAGTAAGGATGCCAAAGGTTCTACCATTAGCTGGTCTGGTTTCAACTGTGCAAAGAAAGACTACGCCGTAGAattcaatcttttcctttggTCAGGAATCATATTGGTAGCTCTGTTGGTAGCAGGAGTTAAGTTGCTGATATCAATTGGTAACGAGCCTATGCCAGGTGTTCTGCTTGCCGCCACCTCAGCCAAGAAAGCTAAttaaataaaaaaaaaataaaatagGAATCAGATTATACACAGATTTATTTAAGAGCCATTCTATTATCGACGATTTTAGTAACTTTCTCACTGCATTCCAAGGGGCCATACGATCTGAAGTCCCTAGCCGCTTTGTTCAACTGTTGATCTAGCTGCCTCAGTTCTTCCTCATTTTCACATTGGTCTTTTTTGGCCAAAAGAACGTCAAGCTCATTAGTTTCCCAGTATTCGCCGATGTGAGCAATGTAATCATAGTTGAGAATAAATTTGCCGTTAGCCTGTAGCAGCTTGTCCAGTGTATTTGACTTTGCACCTTTGTCGTCTTCAGTAGGCAGAGGAGTATTCCAACCTTCGCcatctttcaattgcaCTCCACCATAGATTATCTTCTCAAAAAGACCAAGttcttttgctttcaacaaagaacCCACTTTCTTTGTCTGATGGTCACGGTATCTTGACTTGTAATCTTGAACGCTGACCTTGCGTGCTCCTGTCCAACCAATTTTCCTCAGGGTTTCTTTGTCGATCGGAGCTGGTGCTGGAGTAAAAATGTGTAGAATATCAAATGAATAGGGTCTGTAGAATCCAAAATACAGCAATAATTCAAGGAACCCAATCTTTGCCACatggaaaacaaaaaagagTGATTGGGTAAATTTGCTTTCCTCCGTAAGAAGTTCATTTAACAGAAGATCAGCAAAATCATCGTAATGAAGTAGCTTGGCAATATAAGCACCAGCTTTAAGAGCTTGGCTAGTCAAACTAATACCTGGTGTAGGAGAAATAAAATCGGGCAAATCGGTGTACAGCCAAAGCAAGAATATTGATTGAATCACCAAAAAAGCAGTAGAATTAAACTCCCATTTGGGAACAATCAATTGTCCTGGCCAAACCTTGTCTCCAATCTTGTCACTCAGTGCAACGTTGACTAAATATTTCTTGTTGGTGgcatcatcatcaaaaagaaggCCACCTGAGGCAGTCAAAAATCCGGGACTTGTAGATACCTGGAATCCAATTGGTCTtaagttttggaaacaagTGGGAGCCAAAGTCAGTGGGAGGCTGTCAAAGATTTTCAGCAGATCTTTGAACGTAGAATTAGTGGAAACTTGAAAGCAATAatctttatcttcttcgtcattCATTCGGATGAAAATCTCGACCAATCCTTCCACTTCGGTTTCCTCAAGATTGTTAATGATATCTTCGTCTTCTGTGCTCATTCTGGGTTAAACTGATGGGAATATACGGGACTGTACTGTTGTGCAACACAGAAAGTAGAGGGGGGCGGGATAATAAACGTTGGGGAGATGTCCTTGGGTGGAGCGATGGCTTTCACGAAAGTTTGGGGAAGATTCTCGCGCAATATCATTCAACTGAAGCTTCTTGCAAAAAACCAAGCACCAAGCATGGGATCAACAGAGAGAACAACAGGAGCTgtgaaagaaacaaaggTCTAAAGGTTGTCGTTTGTTATGCGAACTCTTACATATCAATTGAGGCCGCTTGTTGTTCCTTTCAGTTTTCTCATTCACCTCCAACGTGAACCAAACCGTTCTCATTATCACTGTTGTatttttttcgttttttgGTCCTTTAAACGCTCCTAAACAAAAAAACATTAAACAATGTCCAGCCCATTTCTTATGGCATCTCGTTCATCTATATCCATTCATAGTTCCCCGCTCCCACTGTGGCTTCCCTCACTCTTCTATTACTTGGAGAACCCCTGATCTCCATCTCGCGATTATTGAACCCGTCGGCCGGGTTTACGTCTACTGCATCGTATAAAATCCtctgaaaaatattcagCCGAGAACCCTATCTCAGTAATGACACCCATAAAAACTGACCTAGAAGCTGATAGAGTTACTGAACTGGAGACCTTACTTAGACCAGCTGTCGAGTTGATAGCTCAACATATCAAAGACACTGACGAGAACGATAAACCAATTGGCCCCTACTATCCCAACCCAAGAGACCTCTACCAATCATTAAAGCTTGAAGCAGACTTTAATGGTGGCGGAAAGGACGATGAGTTAGTAATTCAAACAGTCAAGAAAGTTTTAGACTCTTCGGTAAACACATGGAATGCAGGGTTCATGGACAAGCTCTATGCTTCCACGAACGTGATCGGATTAGTAAGTGATCTCTTATTGAGTGCTTTGAATACAAACTCTCATGTTTTCACAGTATCTCCTGCTGTTACCATAATAGAGAAATACACTGCTAGACAGTATGCTGGactttttggatttttAGGACCCAGAGCTGGAGGGTTAACTTTTCCAGGTGGATCCTGGTCTAATGTTACTTCACTCCAGATGGCCCGAAGCAGCTTATACCCCGATACAAAAGTTAAAGGTAACGGgaatcatcattttgcTGTATTTGCATCATCTCATTCACATTATAGTGTTGAAAAAGCATGTATCCTGTTGGGAATTGGGGCTGAGAATTTGTTCAAGTGTAAGGTGGACAAAAATGGTTGCATGGATGTGACAGATCTCAGAGtgaatattgaaaaatccaTTGCTGAAGGTTACACTCCGTTATATATCAATGCCACAGCTGGCACAACTGTTTTTGGCTCGTATGActcatttgaagatattCATAAGATAGCCAAAGAATACAAATGCTGGTTCCACATTGATGGTTCTTGGGGTGGTAATGTCATTTTCAGTGATAGGGAGAAACATAAGATGAAGGGAAGCCATTTGGCAGACTCAATCACTGCTAACCCGCATAAAATGTTGGGTGTTCCATGCACATGTTCCTTTCTTCTAGTTCCAGATGTCTCTATATTCCAACAGGCCAACTCCTTGAATGCACCCTATTTATTCCATAATAAACacgaagatgacgatgaaaATTACGATTTAGCAGATGGAACTATGGGTTGTGGCAGAAGAGCAGATAGCTTGAAATTTTATCTCTCATGGCTTTATTATGGTTCTGAAGGTTATAAGGAAAGGGTAGATCACGCCTTCTCCATTGCCAGATATTTtacttccaagattgtCAATCGTAAAGGTTTCAAACTGGTGGGCAGTCCCGAACCTGCCTGTTTGCAAGTTTGTTTCTACTATAATCCAAAAAATGATTTCGAAAATGGGTCAGAAAACACAAACGCTACTAGATACATTGCCACAGAATTGCATAAACATGGGAAGTTTTTGGTAGACTATTCGCCAAACCCTGATGATGTTGACAACCAGCATGGAGAGTTTTTTAGAGTTGTTTTTAATTCTCCAATTCTAGATGACAAGACGATAGATTCCTTGATAGATCTGATAGAACAGACTGGAGAGGAAATCGTTTGaaatttgatgatatttACATTTAGACTTTTTTATTTACATGATTATAATACTATCTTTCATTATGAGTGTTCAAACTGTCCAATTTTTGCATTTCTTCCCTTGGATCAAAATCACCAGTGCTAAGCTTCTCGTATTGTTCATCGTACTTTCCAGTACTTAACGGTGCATTTCCCCTTATCCGCTTCCGCATGTCAACAATACCTCTCTTGCATTCTAAAAAGGTTGACAATTGGGCTTTGCAAAGTTCTGGTAGATCTTTTGCCTTGACAGGGTCTGTAATGCAATCTTTTGGAGTATTCCTCTCAATCATCACACATGGAGACCTCTGAAGGCATATGGCAACCTGCTTCAACTGATCTTTGCAACTTTAGAACTTATTAGTATGTGTCCCTAAACTAAGCTAATCACGAGCTTGGGAGATATTGCTTACCTTGCTACCATGTTGAGTTCTGGAATGAAGTTAGGTATCTGGTAATTCGTTTCGTGAGGGTCAGCGAAATATCTATGAAAATGCTGATGTAAGATGAACTTGACTTCTCTGGCACTCAAATTGTACGCCTTCTAATTAGTGTATAAAGGTTAAATTTAGTTGCTTAGAATAATAAGTAGCTTATAACTATCTCTCTTTCATGGGCAAGTCTTAATTCCTTGAACCCTTTGGACATACCACGTATATCATCCACGGGCCAAACCTTTAGTATACATCCTTCGCGAACGATGATCATTAGAGGGTGCCCGTTATAATTCATCACTCCACCAAACAGACCTCTCGGTGCTCACATATTGCCCATGAATTTTCTGCCAGGAGAACCTAATAGGTCAATAGAAGCTGTCAGAAGCTGCAATTGGAATGATGTGCCCATAATTAGCTACTGTTCAGGAAACAATCTAATCATTTTAACCAACAATTGCGCACGAGTTCAAACGATCTATCTAGACAAAGACCCCTATAGTGTGGATATTAACAAGCTAAATGGAAAGATTGCGATCACTTTGGACAATGAATTACACATATACAAACCTGTGATCAGCAATTATTTTCAGTAtaaaagatcaaagaatctGGCAGATCTTCGTATTGAGTATCAGCATGAACTGACAGTGACTAACGACGAAGACTCCTCGAGGATCAATAGCATATGTTGGAGTGACCACATTGACCCaactgatgatgaggacAGTTCGAATCGATTTCTTGATTTACCAGATGATCTGAACACGGAAACAAGCTGTGAAATTGTTGTCGGATCGATGGAGAGCCTTACTCTGTGGAGATTGTACTATAAAAATAAGAGGGATCACGCCCACATGACGATTTCCGCTAGGAAGCTATGGTTTAAAGTTCAGCCGTCTCCTATCTACCTTTGTAAAGTATCTCCAAGTTCTGATTTGATTGTCAGCTGTGGTATTTATGATAGCTTCATCAAGGTCTGGTTCAGAGTTTCCTACGGAATTGTGAAATCTGAATTTGATTTAACGTATTTGAACAACCAAGTACATGTTAGTCAATTACGCTGGAAACAGGAAGTCACTGAAGCATCGAGTAACCGTGACCATATGCACACATTATACTCCATTGGTGTAGATTCCAAAATGAGAGTCTGGTCTATTTTTGAGATCGATGGTATTCACAGCTTCTACTACTCTGGTTCGGTTGATTTCAAAGCCGAAGATGAACCCAGTTTTATTTTAAACATTGATGGTTCCATTACGAAACGAATGATTGCCGACctcaagagaaagaaaaagcagGTGAGTGAGTTGCTCCTGGAAGAAGATCTGGAGCTATGCATGGTCATTTATAGTAGCGGGAAAGCCGAGCTTTACTCTATGGAACATTTAAACTCTTTACCTGCTCGCCCTTTATCCATTGAAAAGTTACCTATTATAAACGGAGGGATACTGAAATTTGGCGAAAACTGTCTACCCAAACCCTTCCTCCTCATCTACTTCCAAGAGCTTACTATTTCTTCAGATAACAATCTCAAACTAGTGCTGCATGACTTGAATAAATCTACTATAAGAGACGTCTCTTTAGGcaatgattttcttttggacGTTGCAAGATCAACAGACCAGCCTACATCACacactgaaaaagaaaccCTAGTTCCAGTTGGAAAGCTGGATCATAAGTTTACAGGGCATATGAAGTCCATTCGGCGTTTGATACGCTCAATTGATGGTTCGTCTGTTCTTTCAATCACCAGGTTTAATGAGAGTTATCTTTGGTATCCCATTCGCCTTTCCAATGGTGTTACTCTCAGTAAGAAATGTACAATTCGTGCCAATATTGTAGTAGCAGTGATTCTGGCGAAATCAGACATTGTTATTGGCATAAGCGCCGGAGAAATTTCTGTGTGGAGTACTGCACTTGTGCCGACTAAGACTGCTACCAAACTCACCAGCCTTCCAATCGATGAGGACTTGACACCTGTCAGTTTCTTTTTACTACCAGAATTCAATAGGGGCAATAAGAACCTATTCCATATTATTGCAATTTACGATGTAAACAATGTCAAATGCTGGAAATTTGATCTTTCCTCAAAAGAATTATCCAAGATCACCATTGCAAACATTCCCTTTAGCAGCCCTAACAACTCTGAAATACATCTGATTCAACAAATCGATCCGGTTGGTCATAGCAATCGTTTTACCCGAACCCCCAAAGATATTTTGTCGATTGTGGACAAAGATGGATATGTaaatatttttggaatcaagtttgaagaaggacGTTACCATTGGATCCGAaagttttttttccacAGTAATACACCAAATATGACTTATATCAAAGGATCATCTCTCCACAAAGTTGCTATTGTCAACTCTTCGAAGAAAGTTCTCTCTATTTGGGATTGCAAGAGGAAGTTTCTAGAATACCAAGAGACTTTCAGTGAGGATCTTGAGatcaaagatattgattGGACCTGTACAGACTATAGCCAAAGTATACTGGCGATCGGTTTCAATAAACATGTGCTTCTGTTCACACAGCTAAGATATGACTACACAAATGAGACTCCATCGTATAAGCCTATAAAAAACATAGATTTGTCATCTATGACAACTCATGACATTGGTGACTCTGTCTGGCTGGAAGATGGTACAATAGCAATAGGATGCAGCAATCAATTTTATGTCTGTGATAAAAGCCTGGATATGAATGACGCTGTTACTCAAGACCTCATTGGTTCTTATAATGATGCCCATGTGGAAGATATATTTGAACTTTGTGCTTTTGTCAACGGACCATTGCCTCTGTATCATCCACAATTTGTTATTCAGAGTTTTTTTTGGGGAAAGTACACCTTTGTAGAAAAGTTACTAGTACAGATGTACAACAAGCTACGAGAACTTGATCTAAATCCAGAGTTAGATGCTTCAATTGAGTTGAGCAGAAACTTTGGGTCCGAAAAGATCAGTGATTACGTTAGAGACCAAGAGAATTTTTCTACAGATAATACTCCTCAAGTCTCCAGAACTCCAAGTGCGGTTTTTGACCAAAATGATTTGGGAGAAGCTACTAGATTGAAGCCTGATGTCAGTAAGGTTCTACTAAGCAAATTGGTGAAGTATAGGCTTCCATTTCTTACGGGACATCAACAGATTACTTTAGCCAGCACAATTGAGATCCTTACGgatattcttgaaaagtatCAGGACGTTTTAGATCCCAATGGATTGAGGTTTTTTCTAGGGTACAAGTTGTTTTTGCTGAACAGCACAAAGGTTAACCAAGTTTACGATAGTATTACTATGCGAGACGTCAACTTTGCTTTACATAGTGACAACAAAGACGTTTTGCTTAACATGATCCTTGATCAACAAACGAATAGCAAGAATAAATTAACTTGGAAGCTTgcaagaaagattcaaactTTCGTATTGGATTCCCAACTCCAAGTTGCAAGAGTTATTTGAAAGCATTGCAAGAAACGAATTTTTGCAGTACAGCATTGACAATGACGGTAAAAGGGATCCGTCGACTTGCTCGATATTCTATCTAGCcttgagaaagaagcaaaTCTTGATCGGACTATGGAAGAACAGTATTGGTCATCCAGAACAGAGTAAAATGTTGAGATTTTTGTCTCAGAATTTTAAGGAGCAAAGGTGGAAATCAGCTGCATTAAAAAATGCTTTTGTTTTAATGAGCAAACATCGTTATCTAGATGCAGCtatctttttcttattGGGGGATTCCCTGAAAGATTGTGTGAATGTCCTTGTcaagaaacttgaagaCGTTCCTTTGGCCATAGCGGTCGCTCGAGTTTACGAAGGTAATGACCATGGTCCGGTACTGAAAGAATTGTTGACTAATACTATCCTAGTCAGCAGTGCTGTCAAAGGAGACAGATGGACCACAAGCTGGGTATTTTGGAAACTCTCAGATCGAAACAGATCTATTCAAGCTTTGATTAAGAACTGTAGTGAACTGATAGAGGATGATCAAATTCTCAGTgagatttcaaagagtcaaCGCAGTGTAACAATCAAGGATACGATTATAGAAAGGGTCATGGATGATCCTGTCATGATGATCGTATATGATGGACTACGAAAGAAGCACATTGACTACTTCAAGGGGCTCACCAATATCAATCCTAGATTGGAGTTTGAGTTTATTCTACGAGTAGTTGCCATTTACGAACGTATGGGATGCGATCTGATATCTTTGTATATCGTGAAGAACTTCAACTTCATGAAAAGGACAGAGATCATAACGCACATCATTGAGAAGGACCAGAAGGTAATCAAGAACGGAAATACCACACATGTTGACAACGGACATGCTCAATTGGAACAAGCTACAAAGAACGGAAATGTTGAAGTTTCGCCcaagattgaagaaaacaattcTGCCATTAGTTCGACCTCTAGTGACCATACGAGACGTAAATCTGTCGGgttttccaagaaattgCAACCGCCTCCTACTGAATTCCAAGAACCCGATATGagttctttcaattttggattttAGGAGGTGGATGTCGGATGTATTATAGCTATCGCGTAACGCATATGGGACTTAAGTTTATCCTTAAAAAGCGTAGTTACCCTTTAAACCAACCTTGCTTGTTACTAGGGCCATGTCACAAGACTGTAAGTTGATTGcttgttttctttcaaatgaCTGCTTCTAACTGAACTCAGCTGATCCAATCCTCTCCCGTCTGCCCCTGGTAGCAATCCCTGGGAAGTACACACAACCAAAACCTATCACTCTGCCCTATGAGTTCATCAAACTACCAGATCAGTTGAATAAAAACATGTTCAATTCTAAGAAGGACCGGCTTAAGAGCTTGGTTTCTGATTGCAAcgatttggaagaaaaattgaagctTCTGACGAGATCTTTCAACGACGATATTTCTGAAGATCATAAAGGGTATAATCCAGTGGCATATGACCAATGGGTTAAGGAGACCAACAGCTTGGCCCCAGGGTATTTTGATGATCAGCATCATTTGTTGCAGCCAAAAAAGCCCAAGCAGATCCATGATAACACAAGTACAATGGACAATTTGAGTCAGCACTTTGCCACTACTACATTGAGTCCCAAATGAAGGGATTGGAACAATGTGCTGGCATTCGATCGAGGATTAGGGGTAATGAACAAAGCGGCAGGTAGCTGTTTGAAATTGCAAGTCGATGGACCACAAGTTACCGAACATCTGTTTCTACCTCTCCTACACCCCACTAATACTCCACTCATATCTTCGTGCGCTACCCGATTTTCAGCATCTATTGTATCATATAGTCATCAGTATTTTAGAGGGAAAAAATAGCCTCCTTTCACTCCATTAAAGCAAATGACAGAGCAAGTTTATGGGTCCCTTGGATCAGGGTTGTTAGACCTTTCGGATAACCTGAAGTTATCGATTGCCACTAGccttttttcaaaagcttgCGTTTTGCAAGATAAAGATGTAACTGAAACAGTGTTACTCAAGACTAAGAGTGGGTTCGAGTTGTTTGAACCAAATGCCATAGTTCGATATCTGGCCTCATCAAGAATTGGATTGGATGCTTTCAAGCGCTCTAATTTGTcccattttgaagaagttgtACTTTATAACGTTTTGAAATCTGGTAAATCTTTGACAGAACCGCTTTTGGAGTTACCCCCAATTAATACATCATCCCCAGAACAAGTCATCTTATTTTCCTCTCTTTACCCAATTAAAGATTCATTGCCAAAATCTGCTAATACATGGATCTCCGAATTtgcttccaaagttgagaaaGCTGTTGCTCATGCTATCTCCATAACAAAGCTTGAGCGTgcaaaggaagaaaataCCGGAGCTTCTCATGTTGAAGCAGAATTTGTGAAACCACAAGATGCAAGTATTAAGCCAAAGCCAAATGAAAGGAATATCTTAATCACATCAGCTCTGCCATATGTCAACAACGTTCCTCACTTGGGCAATATTGTTGGATCTGTTTTAAGTGCTGATATCTATGCCCGCTTTTGTAAAGCTAGAAATTACAACACATTGTTCATTTGTGGTACAGACGAATATGGTACTGCTACGGAGACAAAAGCACTAGAAGAGAACGTTACTCCAAGAGAGCTCTGCACGAAGTATCACAAGATCCATTCTGATGTATACAAATGGTTCCAAATTGGTTTTGATTATTTTGGTAGGACTACTACAGAGTTGCAAACTGAGATTGCTCAAGATATCTTTATGAAGCTTTACAATAATGGGTATTTGGAGGAACAATCTATGAGACAGTTATATTGTCCGGTTCACAATGGATTCTTAGCTGACCGATATGTCGAGGGGGAATGTCCAAAATGTCATTATGAAGATGCCAGAGGAGACCAATGTGATAAGTGTGGTACTCTTTTGGATCCTTTCGAATTGATCAACCCTCGCTGTAAACTTGACAATGCTTCTCCGGAACCCAAGAATTCTGACCATATATTCTTATCACTAGATAAGTTGGAACCTCCTCTTCGTGAATGGGTTGCTAAAGCTAGTGAAGAGGGAAAATGGTCGAAAAACTCGAGAACAATCACTGACTCGTGGATCAAAGAGGGACTGTTGCCTCGTTGCATCACCAGAGATCTGGTCTGGGGTACACCAGTTCCTCTAGATGGTtttgagaagaaagttctaTACGTTTGGTTTGACGCTACAATTGGTTATATTTCTATCACTGCCAACTACACCAAACACTGGAAAGAATGGTGGAAAAATCCAGACCACGTTGATCTTTACCAGTTCATGGGTAAGGACAATGTTCCTTTTCATACTGTCGTTTTCCCAGCCTCTGAAATTGGTACTGGAGACAAATGGACCATGTTACATCATCTAAGCACTACCGAGTACTTACAGTATGAAGGCGGAAAGTTTTCGAAGTCCAGAGGTATTGGAGTGTTCGGTAACAATGCTCAGGATTCAGGTATCCCTCCTTCTGTATGGAGATATTATCTGGCTAGTATTAGACCAGAGAGCTCTGATTCTCAATTTTCATGGGGAGAGTTTGTCTCCAAGAACAACAATGAACTGCTTGCCAATCTAGGTAACTTTGTAAACAGATTGACCAAATTTGTTAATGCAAAATATAATGGTGTTGTCCCTGACTATGACGTTTCCAATTGTGAGAACTATGAAGTTCTGGTGAGGGATGTTAACgcaattttgaaacaatACTTGATTGACTTGGAAGGTGTTCATTTAAGGAAGGGACTTGAAGTCGCCATGCAACTTTCCGCCAGAGGAAACCAATTCTTGCAAGACAACAAACTGGACAACTCTTTGTACAATGACAAGCCTGCCAAATCAGATGCCGTTGTTGCAATTGGATTAAATT
This window of the Komagataella phaffii GS115 chromosome 2, complete sequence genome carries:
- a CDS encoding Protein required for assembly of cytochrome c oxidase; this encodes MVASCKDQLKQVAICLQRSPCVMIERNTPKDCITDPVKAKDLPELCKAQLSTFLECKRGIVDMRKRIRGNAPLSTGKYDEQYEKLSTGDFDPREEMQKLDSLNTHNER
- a CDS encoding Subunit of the RAVE complex (Rav1p, Rav2p, Skp1p), which promotes assembly of the V-ATPase holoenzym, producing the protein MNFLPGEPNRSIEAVRSCNWNDVPIISYCSGNNLIILTNNCARVQTIYLDKDPYSVDINKLNGKIAITLDNELHIYKPVISNYFQYKRSKNLADLRIEYQHELTVTNDEDSSRINSICWSDHIDPTDDEDSSNRFLDLPDDLNTETSCEIVVGSMESLTLWRLYYKNKRDHAHMTISARKLWFKVQPSPIYLCKVSPSSDLIVSCGIYDSFIKVWFRVSYGIVKSEFDLTYLNNQVHVSQLRWKQEVTEASSNRDHMHTLYSIGVDSKMRVWSIFEIDGIHSFYYSGSVDFKAEDEPSFILNIDGSITKRMIADLKRKKKQVSELLLEEDLELCMVIYSSGKAELYSMEHLNSLPARPLSIEKLPIINGGILKFGENCLPKPFLLIYFQELTISSDNNLKLVLHDLNKSTIRDVSLGNDFLLDVARSTDQPTSHTEKETLVPVGKLDHKFTGHMKSIRRLIRSIDGSSVLSITRFNESYLWYPIRLSNGVTLSKKCTIRANIVVAVILAKSDIVIGISAGEISVWSTALVPTKTATKLTSLPIDEDLTPVSFFLLPEFNRGNKNLFHIIAIYDVNNVKCWKFDLSSKELSKITIANIPFSSPNNSEIHLIQQIDPVGHSNRFTRTPKDILSIVDKDGYVNIFGIKFEEGRYHWIRKFFFHSNTPNMTYIKGSSLHKVAIVNSSKKVLSIWDCKRKFLEYQETFSEDLEIKDIDWTCTDYSQSILAIGFNKHVLLFTQLRYDYTNETPSYKPIKNIDLSSMTTHDIGDSVWLEDGTIAIGCSNQFYVCDKSLDMNDAVTQDLIGSYNDAHVEDIFELCAFVNGPLPLYHPQFVIQSFFWGKYTFVEKLLVQMYNKLRELDLNPELDASIELSRNFGSEKISDYVRDQENFSTDNTPQVSRTPSAVFDQNDLGEATRLKPDVSKVLLSKLVKYRLPFLTGHQQITLASTIEILTDILEKYQDVLDPNGLRFFLGYKLFLLNSTKVNQVYDSITMRDVNFALHSDNKDVLLNMILDQQTNSKNKLTWKLARKIQTFYSIDNDGKRDPSTCSIFYLALRKKQILIGLWKNSIGHPEQSKMLRFLSQNFKEQRWKSAALKNAFVLMSKHRYLDAAIFFLLGDSLKDCVNVLVKKLEDVPLAIAVARVYEGNDHGPVLKELLTNTILVSSAVKGDRWTTSWVFWKLSDRNRSIQALIKNCSELIEDDQILSEISKSQRSVTIKDTIIERVMDDPVMMIVYDGLRKKHIDYFKGLTNINPRLEFEFILRVVAIYERMGCDLISLYIVKNFNFMKRTEIITHIIEKDQKVIKNGNTTHVDNGHAQLEQATKNGNVEVSPKIEENNSAISSTSSDHTRRKSVGFSKKLQPPPTEFQEPDMSSFNFGF
- a CDS encoding Methionyl-tRNA synthetase, forms a complex with glutamyl-tRNA synthetase (Gus1p) and Arc1p translates to MTEQVYGSLGSGLLDLSDNLKLSIATSLFSKACVLQDKDVTETVLLKTKSGFELFEPNAIVRYLASSRIGLDAFKRSNLSHFEEVVLYNVLKSGKSLTEPLLELPPINTSSPEQVILFSSLYPIKDSLPKSANTWISEFASKVEKAVAHAISITKLERAKEENTGASHVEAEFVKPQDASIKPKPNERNILITSALPYVNNVPHLGNIVGSVLSADIYARFCKARNYNTLFICGTDEYGTATETKALEENVTPRELCTKYHKIHSDVYKWFQIGFDYFGRTTTELQTEIAQDIFMKLYNNGYLEEQSMRQLYCPVHNGFLADRYVEGECPKCHYEDARGDQCDKCGTLLDPFELINPRCKLDNASPEPKNSDHIFLSLDKLEPPLREWVAKASEEGKWSKNSRTITDSWIKEGLLPRCITRDLVWGTPVPLDGFEKKVLYVWFDATIGYISITANYTKHWKEWWKNPDHVDLYQFMGKDNVPFHTVVFPASEIGTGDKWTMLHHLSTTEYLQYEGGKFSKSRGIGVFGNNAQDSGIPPSVWRYYLASIRPESSDSQFSWGEFVSKNNNELLANLGNFVNRLTKFVNAKYNGVVPDYDVSNCENYEVLVRDVNAILKQYLIDLEGVHLRKGLEVAMQLSARGNQFLQDNKLDNSLYNDKPAKSDAVVAIGLNLIYLVGSVIYPYMPETTTQINQILNTASLRIPDEFGLFIKAGHCINKAQYLFKRIDEKKVDEWRALYGGKQVK